DNA sequence from the Maribacter dokdonensis DSW-8 genome:
AGTATATCCATTAGCCAAATCATCTTGAGATGGACCCTCTGGATTACCTGTATACTCATATATAGATTTATGACAATTCATACAAACATTCAAAGAAGGAATACCTGATGTTTTTGAAACCCTTGCAGAAGAGTGACAATACTTACACTCTATCTTATTATCACCAGCATGAATTTTATGAGAATAGTGAATAGGCTGAATAGGCGCATAACCCTGATCAACACCAACCTGCATCATCCAACCATAAGCAAAATACGCACTACCCAAAAGCAAGATTATTGCCGTTACCAAAACCAAAAATTGATTTTGAGCAAAAGCCTTCCAAATTGGAGTTCTTTTAGCAGCCGCTTCTTTTTCAACCACAATGCCGTTCGCCTGAGCAATTCGTTGCAATGTTTTGTTTACCAACAACAACATTATAACCAACAAACCAAAAACAAGCACCAGCGCCCCAAGAATAATTTCATTGGAAACACCAGAAGCATCACCTGAACCAGCAGATGCAGTTTCTGCACCTCCGGCAGCAGCAGATGGAGCAGCCGGTGGTGGCGCAGCGGTATACGCCAAAATATTATCTATATCACTATTTGTCAATGTTGGAAAAGCGGTCATTGCAGCTTGGTTGTACTCAGCATATACTTTATTAGCATAAGCATCACCTGACTTAATTACACCTGGACTATTCTTAATCCAAGCATACAACCACTCCCTATCTAAACCTTCATCTTCAGCCAATCTGCTTTCCACATCTTGCAATGCAGGACCGGTCATCTTACGATTTAACGCATGACAAGCAGCACAATTCTGATTAAACAAAGCTTTACCTTTTTTAGCGTCTCCGCCACCTGCGGTTTCAGTAGTCGCAGATTCAGCAGCAGCTTCATCCTGCGCTATTGACGGACTTGCAAAAAACAAAAATACAATTAGGGATAATCCTAAAATTTTAGAAAACTGATTTCGGTTCGGAACCTTTTTCATATATCGAATATTTCTATCGGAATCTTGGCATGATTTTGGTCATAGATGAAACCAAATTAAAATCCACCAAATGCCTAAATCGGAGACAAAAATACGACATAGACTTTATTTGAAAAATGTTAATGTATCTATAATTTATAATTTAGAAATATTCTAAATAAACAATGATTTATTTGTTTGAACCTTAATAAATTACTTTTGCACAGAAGGAAAATAAAACTTTAAAAAGATTATGAAAACACTAAGTACCCTCGTAATTTTTGCATGTATAACTCAATTTACTTACGCACAAGGTGCAAAAGTAACCATACAGCAAGACCAAAAGATAGACCAACTTCTAGAGGTTTATAAAACATCTTTAAGCAACAATGAGTACTATAGGATACAAGTAGGTTTTGGCAATTACGCCAAAGCAAAAGAAATAAAAGCGAATGTTGAGGAGGACTTTCCTGAATTGGTGTCAAAAATAGATTTTGACTCACCAACCTATCGGGTTAGGGTTGGGAGGTTTACTTCTAAATTGGATGCAGAAAGAAAGTTCAACGAAGTAAGAGTCAAGTATCCTAATGCAATGTTATTAAAACCAAAAAAATCGACCAAATAGGTCGATTTTTTTTTGCCTTATCTTAAAAGAACAAAACTAATTCCTTAAACAAATTCTTATTTAGATTTTAGTTTCTTCTTCACCGCAACTTCCTGGAACGCTTCAACAATATCACCTTCAATAATATCATTATAGTTCTTTATCTGAAGTCCACAGTCATATCCTTTTGCTACTTCTCTAACATCATCCTTAAATCGTTTTAAAGAAGCCAACGTACCAGTATAGATTACCACACCATCACGTATTAATCTAATATTAGAGTTTCTAAAGATTTTACCACTTGTTACCATACAACCTGCAATAGTACCTACCTTAGAAATCTTAAAGGTTTCTCTAATCTCAGCTGTACCAGAAATTTCTTCTTTCATTTCAGGTGACAACATACCTTCCATTGCATCTTTAAGGTCATTGATAGCAGAGTAAATAATAGAGTACATACGGATATCTATCTCCTCTTTCTCGGCAATTGCTTTTGCATTACCCATTGGTCTTACGTTAAAACCAATAATAACCGCATCAGAAGCCGAAGCCAATAACACATCAGATTCAGTAATAGGACCTACGGCCTTATGTATAATATTTACCTGAATTTCATCTGTAGACAATTTCTGGAAAGAATCTGTAAGTGCTTCAACAGAACCATCAACATCACCTTTAAGTATAATATTAAGCTCTTTGAAATCACCTAGTGCAATTCTACGTCCAATTTCATCTAACGTTATGTGACGTTGTGTCCTAACAGATTGTTCACGTTGTAATTGAGATCTTCTAGAGGCAATTTGTTTTGCTTCACGCTCATCTTCCAATACGTAGAATTTATCACCTGCTTGAGATGCACCATCTAAACCTAAAATTGAAATTGGAGTAGACGGACCTGCCGCTTTAATATTGTTACCCCTTTCATCTTGCATTGCCTTGATCTTACCACTTGTGGTACCGGCCAATACATAATCTCCAATTTTAAGAGTACCCGACTGAACCAATACTGTAGACACATAACCCTTTCCTTTATCAAGGAATGCCTCAACAACCGTACCGGTAGCAAGCTTATCCGGGTTTGCTTTAAGCTCTAACAACTCGGCCTCCAACAATACCTTCTCCAATAATTCTTTTACCCCTAAACCTGTTTTGGCAGAAATATCATGAGATTGAATTTTACCACCCCAATCTTCTACCAATAAATTCATTTGAGCCAAACCTTCCTTAATCTTATCTGGATTAGAAGTTGGCTTATCTATTTTGTTTATAGCAAAAACAATAGGAACACCTGCTGCTTGCGCATGACTAATAGCCTCCTTGGTCTGTGGCATAATGTCATCATCTGCCGCAACCACAATAATTGCTATATCGGTAACTTGTGCACCTCTAGCACGCATAGCGGTAAACGCTTCGTGACCAGGAGTATCCAAGAATGCAATACGCTCACCGTTCTCTAAGGTTACCCCATATGCACCAATGTGCTGGGTAATACCACCACTTTCCCCGGCAATAACATTTTCCTTACGGATGTAATCCAATAAAGATGTTTTACCGTGATCAACGTGACCCATTACAGTAACGATAGGAGCCCTATGTTCCAAATCTTCCGGAGCATCTTCCTCTTCTACGATACTTTCTTCTATATCCGCAGTAACAAAATCTACTTCATACCCAAATTCTTCAGCTACGATCGACAATGTTTCAGCATCTAAACGCTGATTCATGGTTACCATTATACCAAGAGACATACAAGCCGAGATTATCTCGGTAGTAGAAACCCCCATCATGGTAGCCACCTCACTAGCGGTAACGAACTCGGTTACCTTAAGAATTTTGTTCTCTAATTCTTGTTTTTCAAGATCCTTCTCCGTTTGCTCACGGTGCTGATCTCTTTTACTTCTTCTATACTTAGCACCTTTACCCTTTTTAGACTTACCTTGAAGTTTCTCTAGGGTTTCACGTACTTGCTTTTGAACATCTTCTTCAGTAGGCTCAACTTTTGCCACAGGAGCAAACCTTCCTCTACCTTTATTTCTATCACCAGAGCCACTGTTTCTATTTTGACCAGGCCCAGAAGTATTTTTAGTTACAATTCTTCTTCTACGCTTTTTACGGTCAGTATTAGATTTGTCTGCAGCTTTTTTATCTTCTTTCTTCTTCTTAGGCTTCTCAAACTTACTAAGGTCAATTTTTTCACCTGCAATTTTAGGACCTGATAATTTTTGATATTGGGTCTCTATTGTTTTTGGTGTATCATCTTCTGGAGCAGATTCTGCTTCAGTAGTTTTAACCTCCTCTTTCTTAGGCGCTTCCTTTTTAGGCTGTTCGGCTTTAGGCGTCTCAACTTTAGGACTTTCTTTCTTATCCTCTGTTTTTTGAACAGGTTGAGAAACTATTTTGGGTCCTTGCAGAACCACTTTTCTTGTTTCTTTAACCTCTACCTTTGGTGCAGCTTTTTCTTCAACCTTAGGAGCAACTTTCTCCTCAGCTTTAGGAGTTTCCTTCACCGGCTCTTCCTCTACTTTTTTCTTAGGATTCAAGTCAATTTTACCAACCATTTTAGGTCCGGCCAATTCAACTTTACCAACCAAAGTTTTGTCTTCAGCTTCAGAATTTCTTCGCTCACGGGCCAAGCGACGATCCTCCTGTTCTTTTTCCAATTGAACTCGAATTGCCTCCTTTTCCTTACGTTTTTCCTCTCCAACTTCCTTAGATGCAACTTTTTTACTCTTATCCGTCTGGAACTCGTCAAGTAAAACCTGATAAACATCATCGGAAATTTTAGTGGTAGGCCTCGCTTCCACATCATGTCCTTTCCCATTAAGAAAGTCCACTGCCCTATCCAAGGAAATATTAAGTTCACGAAGAACTTTATTAAGCCTTATTTTTGCATTGTCTGCCATAAATACTGATTCCCGTTCTTTTATTTAAGTGCTAATATATAGCTAATCTTCTAATTCTTCTTTTAGGATACGTACAACTTCTAAAATTGTTTCCTCTTCTAAATCCGTACGTTTCACCAAATCGTCTACATCTTGCTCTAAGACGCTACGCGCTGTATCAAATCCAATCTTCTTGAATTCCTCTATAATCCATGCATCGATTTCATCAGAGAACTCTGTTAACTCAACATCTTCCTCTACACCTTCACGGAATACATCTATTTCATAACCAGTTAATTGACCGGCCAATCTAATATTATGCCCACCTCTACCAATTGCTTTAGAAACCTCTTCTGGCTTAAGATAAACTTGAGCCGTCATTTTCTCATCGTTCAACTTTACAGAAGATACTCTTGCAGGACTTAATGCCCTTGTTACCAACAATTGTGGATTTGCCGTCCAATTGATAACATCGATATTCTCATTACCCAATTCACGAACTATTCCATGAATTCTTGAACCTTTCATACCAACACAGGCACCTACTGGATCAATACGGTCATCATAAGAATCCACAGCAACTTTAGCTTTCTCTCCTGGTATTCTAACCGCTTTCTTAACCGTGATCAAACCATCAAAAACTTCTGGTATTTCTTGGAAAAACAATTGCTCCAAGAACTTAGGAGAACTTCTTGACATTATGATAGTAGGTTTGGCACCTTTTAATTCTACACTTTCAATAACACCTCTAACATTATCCCCTTTTCTAAAAAAGTCCGAAGGAATTTGTCTATCCTTTGGAAGTATAATCTCATTACCTTCATCATCAAGCAAAATTATTGCCTTATGACGAATATGATGAACCTCTGCAGTATAAATCTCACCTTCCAAATCTTTAAAGTGCTTGTAAATCGTCGTATTATCGTGCTCATGAATTTTAGAGATCAAATTTTGACGCAATGCCAAAATAGCTCTTCTACCCAAGTCAATTAACTTTACTTCTTCAGACACATCTTCACCAACTTCAAAATCAGGCTCTATTTTACGAGCAGCGGACAATGAAATTTCCTCATTCGGCTCTTCAACCTCACCATCATTAACAACGATACGGTTTCTCCAAATCTCCAAATCACCTTTATCTGGGTTAATAATGATATCAAAGTTATCATCTGAACCAAACTTCTTTTTCAGCGCATTTCTAAAAACATCTTCCAAAATGGCCATCAATGTTACCCTGTCTATGAACTTATCGTCCTTAAACTCTGAGAAAGATTCAATTAACGCAATATTTTCCATTGGTAATTACAATTAAAATTTTAATACAACTTTTGCTTTAATAATATCTGAAAAATTTACTTCTTCTTTTTTCTGAACGGTCACTTTGCCTTTACCTATTGGCTTAGGCTCCCTAGCTTTCCACTCCAACACAATAGATTCATCTTTAACGGCAGTTAAATTGCCTTCAAATTTATCATCGTTGGTACGAACCTCCAGTTTACGTCCAATATTTTTTAAATATTGACGAGGCATAACCAAAGGTGCAGCCGCTCCAGCAGAGGCAACCTCTAAAGAAAAATCATGTTCATCACGGTCTAAATTATGTTCAATAGCCCTACTTATCTTAATACAATCACTGACCGTAACCCCATGGTCACCGTCTATTACCACATGAATGCTATTATCTGCACCCATTGTAAAATCGATTAAAAACAGGGAGGGATCTTCTTGAAGACCTTGTTCCAATAATTCTTTTACTTTTTCCTTTAGCATAAATAATAAGTAATAAAAGAGGGGACTAATTGTCCCCTCATGAATACTTTTATATCCTTTCAGCATTGCAAATATACAACAAAATTAATTTCCTACAATACCACACCCACACCTAATTCATTCATTTTGAAAACAATTAATAAAATAATAAATCTTCATAAGATTACCGCATTTTAGAAATTATATTATTTTTAACAGAACACCAACCAAAACAACACCTGATGGAAATTCTATCTTCGTACAACCTAATAATAGGAGCATCCTTAATTGTAGTATTATCATTCTTTTTTAACGGAATTTCCAAGAAAACGAACATACCAGCGGTTTTAATGCTCATTGTATTAGGCATACTTATTAAAATAACGCTTGAATTTTTCATTCCTGAAATACCAGACTTTAAAGGCTCTTTAGAAATTTTAGGTACCGTGGGCCTCATTATGATAGTGCTTGAGGCAGCTTTAGAACTAGAACTGAAAAGAGAAAAGTTATGGCCCATAATTAAATCTATGGCTGTTGCATTAATTGGCTTAGTGGGTTCTGCATATGTAGCAGCATTGATTTTACACCAATTTATACCGAACATGACCATGCAATCCGCATGGCTTTACGCAACCCCTTTATCCATATTATCCAGCGCCATAATTATTC
Encoded proteins:
- a CDS encoding c-type cytochrome, with translation MKKVPNRNQFSKILGLSLIVFLFFASPSIAQDEAAAESATTETAGGGDAKKGKALFNQNCAACHALNRKMTGPALQDVESRLAEDEGLDREWLYAWIKNSPGVIKSGDAYANKVYAEYNQAAMTAFPTLTNSDIDNILAYTAAPPPAAPSAAAGGAETASAGSGDASGVSNEIILGALVLVFGLLVIMLLLVNKTLQRIAQANGIVVEKEAAAKRTPIWKAFAQNQFLVLVTAIILLLGSAYFAYGWMMQVGVDQGYAPIQPIHYSHKIHAGDNKIECKYCHSSARVSKTSGIPSLNVCMNCHKSIYEYTGNPEGPSQDDLANGYTNEFYTGEIKKLYKAVGWDETNQKYTGESQPVEWVRIHNLPDFAYFNHSQHVSVAGVECQTCHGPVEEMEIMYQYAPLTMGWCIDCHRETNVKVEGNEYYGKIHAELSKKYGVENLTAAQLGGLECGKCHY
- a CDS encoding SPOR domain-containing protein; this encodes MKTLSTLVIFACITQFTYAQGAKVTIQQDQKIDQLLEVYKTSLSNNEYYRIQVGFGNYAKAKEIKANVEEDFPELVSKIDFDSPTYRVRVGRFTSKLDAERKFNEVRVKYPNAMLLKPKKSTK
- the infB gene encoding translation initiation factor IF-2, which gives rise to MADNAKIRLNKVLRELNISLDRAVDFLNGKGHDVEARPTTKISDDVYQVLLDEFQTDKSKKVASKEVGEEKRKEKEAIRVQLEKEQEDRRLARERRNSEAEDKTLVGKVELAGPKMVGKIDLNPKKKVEEEPVKETPKAEEKVAPKVEEKAAPKVEVKETRKVVLQGPKIVSQPVQKTEDKKESPKVETPKAEQPKKEAPKKEEVKTTEAESAPEDDTPKTIETQYQKLSGPKIAGEKIDLSKFEKPKKKKEDKKAADKSNTDRKKRRRRIVTKNTSGPGQNRNSGSGDRNKGRGRFAPVAKVEPTEEDVQKQVRETLEKLQGKSKKGKGAKYRRSKRDQHREQTEKDLEKQELENKILKVTEFVTASEVATMMGVSTTEIISACMSLGIMVTMNQRLDAETLSIVAEEFGYEVDFVTADIEESIVEEEDAPEDLEHRAPIVTVMGHVDHGKTSLLDYIRKENVIAGESGGITQHIGAYGVTLENGERIAFLDTPGHEAFTAMRARGAQVTDIAIIVVAADDDIMPQTKEAISHAQAAGVPIVFAINKIDKPTSNPDKIKEGLAQMNLLVEDWGGKIQSHDISAKTGLGVKELLEKVLLEAELLELKANPDKLATGTVVEAFLDKGKGYVSTVLVQSGTLKIGDYVLAGTTSGKIKAMQDERGNNIKAAGPSTPISILGLDGASQAGDKFYVLEDEREAKQIASRRSQLQREQSVRTQRHITLDEIGRRIALGDFKELNIILKGDVDGSVEALTDSFQKLSTDEIQVNIIHKAVGPITESDVLLASASDAVIIGFNVRPMGNAKAIAEKEEIDIRMYSIIYSAINDLKDAMEGMLSPEMKEEISGTAEIRETFKISKVGTIAGCMVTSGKIFRNSNIRLIRDGVVIYTGTLASLKRFKDDVREVAKGYDCGLQIKNYNDIIEGDIVEAFQEVAVKKKLKSK
- the nusA gene encoding transcription termination factor NusA codes for the protein MENIALIESFSEFKDDKFIDRVTLMAILEDVFRNALKKKFGSDDNFDIIINPDKGDLEIWRNRIVVNDGEVEEPNEEISLSAARKIEPDFEVGEDVSEEVKLIDLGRRAILALRQNLISKIHEHDNTTIYKHFKDLEGEIYTAEVHHIRHKAIILLDDEGNEIILPKDRQIPSDFFRKGDNVRGVIESVELKGAKPTIIMSRSSPKFLEQLFFQEIPEVFDGLITVKKAVRIPGEKAKVAVDSYDDRIDPVGACVGMKGSRIHGIVRELGNENIDVINWTANPQLLVTRALSPARVSSVKLNDEKMTAQVYLKPEEVSKAIGRGGHNIRLAGQLTGYEIDVFREGVEEDVELTEFSDEIDAWIIEEFKKIGFDTARSVLEQDVDDLVKRTDLEEETILEVVRILKEELED
- the rimP gene encoding ribosome assembly cofactor RimP: MLKEKVKELLEQGLQEDPSLFLIDFTMGADNSIHVVIDGDHGVTVSDCIKISRAIEHNLDRDEHDFSLEVASAGAAAPLVMPRQYLKNIGRKLEVRTNDDKFEGNLTAVKDESIVLEWKAREPKPIGKGKVTVQKKEEVNFSDIIKAKVVLKF